The genomic segment GCTCGATGCGCTTGCCGCGAAAGGTGTTGCGCTCCGCGGGTGCTCGCGCACGAAAGCGATCATGCCTTCCGTTGCGGATGCGACGGCCGAGGATTGGGATACCGAATATCTTGATCTCATTCTTTCGGTGAAGATGGTCGACGGAATCGCGGACGCGATATCGCATATCAATCGCCACGGATCGCATCACACCGACGCAATAGTGACGCGAGACATTGCACTTGCCGAGCGTTTCAAGGGCGAGATCGATTCCGCCGTCGTCATGGTCAATGCTTCCACGCGCTTATCCGACGGCGGCGAGTTCGGTCTCGGCGGCGAGATAGGGATATCCAATCAGAAGCTCCACGTACGCGGACCCATGGGCCTTGTCGATCTCACCACGCTCAAATACGTCGTCATGGGCGCGGGACATATCCGCGGATGAGATGCGCGATACTCGGCGGGAGCTTCAATCCGATACACGTCGGCCACCTGATACTTGCACAGGAAGTGCTCCGTACGACGGATATCGAACGTATCATCTTCATCCCCGCTGCCGTGCCGCCGCATAAGAGCATCATCCGTGATGTCCCCGCGTCGGAACGATTGCTCATGGTCAAGGCTTCCGTCAAAGGCGACAGACGTTTCGAAGTATGCGATCATGAGATACAGCGCGGCGGATTATCCTATACCATAGATACGGTCGCCCATATCATGGCGTCACGGCGTGATATCGATGGGATGCTCTCCGTCATCATCGGCGATGATCTGATCGAGAGCCTTTCGACGTGGCATCGCATCGACGAGCTTTCGCGCATGGTGAATTTCATCGTCGCCACCCGCGAGGATACCGTTGAAAAGGCGAAACGCGACATGCCCTTCCCGGCCGCGTACTGCGTCATGCCGAAGATAGATATCTCATCGACGATGCTGCGCGAGCGGCTGGCCGCAGGTGAAGAATGCCGCTACCTCATCCCCGACGGTGCTTATCGCATCATCAAAAATAAGGGACTATACCGCTCGAACAAATGACCGTCGGGGGACCGTGCGTTCATTCGCGTTTGCCGAGCCTGTGATCAAGCTGATACAGTGCGCCGGAGCCGGCGGGGATGTGTTTGAGGAGATCGAGTATCTTCGCCGCGTTCTTCTCTTCCTCCACCTGCTCGTTCACGAACCATTGTATGAATACCTTGGTGGGCCTGTCGTTCACCGCATCGGCGGCATCGGCGATCGCGTTGATTAGTCCGGTCACCTTCTGCTCATGTGCATATACCTTCTCGAACACATCGAGCGGCGATGCGAAATCTGCGGTCGGTTCGGCTATTGCCTGCAGTTTTATCCGTACACCCCGGTCGCTCAGGAATTCGAACATCTTCTTTCCATGCCCCTGCTCCTCGGCGGCCTGCTTGTGCATCCAATGTGCGAACCCGTCCAGGTTCGTATGCTCAAAATGTGCCGCCATAGCGACGTACAGGTAGGCGGAATACCACTCGGCATTCACCTGTTCCTGAATGAGCTTTTCCAGTTTCTGATCCATGTTCATCCTCCGATATCCTATTAAGCGTTCGAATGACACGTACCGGTCATATCGATATCCGTTCACAGCGAATATACGAATCTATTCCATGGTGTCAATGTCCTGTCCGGACGCATCTCAGTGCGGCATGGCCCGAATTATCACGTAAGAAAAATGCAACCACAGAGAAAAAGCGGAGAACACAGAGGAATGTGGTGTTTTGTTTTCACCCAACAGGTGATTCCGTTTTTTTACTCTTTCTGCCTTCTCCTCCATATTCCTCTGTGGTTTTTCTTAACTTATATGATGCTTTGGGCATGATCCGGCGATTGACGATACACGTCATGTCGGATATACTGGCCGCCGAACATACAACGGCGGTACTCATGGGAAAAGAATACACGAACGAACTTCTGCTCGATTTCGGTGCAGACGGCACAACGCTCATACCGGTGGTGACGCAGGATGCCGTCACGAAGGAAGTGCTGATACTCGCCTTCGCGAACAAGGACGCGTTCGATGAAACGGTGAAGAGCGGTCATGCGACATACTGGAGCCGGAGCAGGAACGAATTATGGAAGAAGGGGATGACTTCGGGTGATATGCTTCGCATTATCGAGATTCGGATCAACTGCGAACAGAACTCGCTTCTCTACCTGGTGAAACCTGAGGGAAAGGGTGCGTGTCATGCAAAGAAGGCCGACGGGAGTCCGTACCGCTCATGCTATTACCGGAAGATATCCGGCAGCAAACTGGAAATGGTGTAATCACCGATGGAAATACTGAAAATTGGAATGCCTTCGGGCTCGCTCGCCGACCCCAATCGCGGCGGCAATCTCGTAAAGCTCCTTGAGAACGCCGGGTTCAAAGCCTCCGGCTACGAGGCAGGCGGACCCACGAAGTTCACGACCGTGCCTTTTCTCTACGGCTGGGACGGGCGCCCGCAGGAATTCGGTTCGCAGCTCGCGCTCGATGAACTTGATGCCGCCATCGCCGGTGATGACTGGATACGGGAGCGGGTCATCGAGTTCAAGCTTGAATACGGCAGGGAGCTATCGCTTGAAAAAGTGCTTTCGCTCAAACGCGGCGGTGTTAAGCTTGTCGGCATCATCAAAGACGATGCAGCGGCGAACACAACCAGGGAATTCCTTTCAACGCTTGATAAGGACAAGAAGATCATCACGGTAGTATCTGAAATGCCGTATATGGCACTCAATTGGCTTCGCATGGAACTGTCGGCGCTCGGCCTGCTCGATCGGTTCGAAAAATATTCGGTGCAGAAATACCGCACACCGGCAA from the Spirochaetota bacterium genome contains:
- a CDS encoding ferritin yields the protein MDQKLEKLIQEQVNAEWYSAYLYVAMAAHFEHTNLDGFAHWMHKQAAEEQGHGKKMFEFLSDRGVRIKLQAIAEPTADFASPLDVFEKVYAHEQKVTGLINAIADAADAVNDRPTKVFIQWFVNEQVEEEKNAAKILDLLKHIPAGSGALYQLDHRLGKRE
- the nadD gene encoding nicotinate-nucleotide adenylyltransferase, whose amino-acid sequence is MRCAILGGSFNPIHVGHLILAQEVLRTTDIERIIFIPAAVPPHKSIIRDVPASERLLMVKASVKGDRRFEVCDHEIQRGGLSYTIDTVAHIMASRRDIDGMLSVIIGDDLIESLSTWHRIDELSRMVNFIVATREDTVEKAKRDMPFPAAYCVMPKIDISSTMLRERLAAGEECRYLIPDGAYRIIKNKGLYRSNK
- a CDS encoding phosphoribosyl-AMP cyclohydrolase, encoding MIRRLTIHVMSDILAAEHTTAVLMGKEYTNELLLDFGADGTTLIPVVTQDAVTKEVLILAFANKDAFDETVKSGHATYWSRSRNELWKKGMTSGDMLRIIEIRINCEQNSLLYLVKPEGKGACHAKKADGSPYRSCYYRKISGSKLEMV